Genomic DNA from Thermodesulfobacteriota bacterium:
CGACCGGGACCTGGTGCTGGTCCCCACCGAACCCGCCGACGTGGTTGCGGCCCTAAAGCCCTTGCGCCGCATCGGCTACGACCGGGTGACCGGCTACCTGGGCGGCGGGATGCACGCCTGGGAGACCACGGGGCGCGAGCTCGACGCCGTCGGGGTGCTGACCGCCCGCCAGCTCCAGGACGCCCTGGCCGACGTCGAGCCCCCGGTGGTGCTCGACGTGCGCAAGCCCGAGGAGTTCGAGGCGGGCCATCTGCCGGGCGCGGTGCACGTGTTCCTCGGCCACCTGCCTGACCGGCTCGACGCCGTGCCCGAGGGCCGGCCCGTGGTCACCTTCTGCGGCAGCGGCCGGCGGGCGAGCATCGCCGCGTCGATCCTGAAGCGCAACGGCTACCCTTGGGTGGCCAACAACCTCGGCTCGGTGCAGGCCTGCCGGGCCGTGGGATGCGAGCTGGTGGAGGGATAGCACCTTGGTGGTGCGAGTCGCGTAGCGGGAGGACGACGTCACGCCGCCCCGGCGGCCGCGGAAGAGGAGCCACACCATGCACCAGAAGACGCGCGTGGCCATCGTCGGCGCCGGGAGCGCGGGACTCTCGGCGGTGAGCGAGATCCGGAAGCTGACCGACGACTTCCTTCTGATCAACGCCGGCCCCTACGGCACCACCTGCGCCCGCGTGGCATGCATGC
This window encodes:
- a CDS encoding rhodanese-like domain-containing protein, with the protein product DRDLVLVPTEPADVVAALKPLRRIGYDRVTGYLGGGMHAWETTGRELDAVGVLTARQLQDALADVEPPVVLDVRKPEEFEAGHLPGAVHVFLGHLPDRLDAVPEGRPVVTFCGSGRRASIAASILKRNGYPWVANNLGSVQACRAVGCELVEG